One window of the Desulfovibrio desulfuricans genome contains the following:
- a CDS encoding tRNA1(Val) (adenine(37)-N6)-methyltransferase, with the protein MHTDEHFYNARQLFPRGLEQPEGSLRFGADALLVAAFAARYVESLAAPRQAHLTAAELGCGCGAALLGLALRCVGITGLGLDREGPLVQAATANAARLGLTDRLRFAEADLADRKRLSELAGTTGGCHAGGVDLVLANPPYGVAGRPSPRHIRERALRGAQGEESREYALQLFCRAAAALLRHQGCFCCIYDAPALPQLCAALNDAGLGLRLLLPVRTHRAKPALRILALARKNTAHETVIQTPLTLHTGASTNDNSGTSKVTGGGKLGPRWSTQALRFCPWLA; encoded by the coding sequence ATGCACACGGATGAACACTTTTACAACGCCCGACAGCTTTTTCCACGCGGGCTTGAGCAGCCGGAAGGCAGCCTGCGCTTTGGCGCGGACGCCCTCCTGGTGGCTGCCTTTGCCGCTCGCTATGTGGAAAGCCTGGCCGCGCCACGTCAGGCGCATCTGACTGCGGCAGAGCTTGGCTGTGGCTGCGGGGCTGCTCTGCTGGGGCTGGCCTTGCGTTGCGTTGGCATTACCGGGCTGGGGCTGGACAGGGAAGGGCCGCTCGTGCAGGCCGCCACGGCCAATGCCGCGCGCCTTGGCTTGACAGACAGGCTGCGCTTTGCCGAAGCTGATCTGGCCGACAGAAAACGCTTGTCAGAGCTGGCAGGCACAACAGGCGGCTGCCACGCCGGGGGGGTTGATCTGGTTCTGGCAAATCCGCCCTATGGAGTAGCCGGGAGGCCCTCGCCCCGCCATATACGGGAACGAGCGCTGCGTGGCGCACAGGGCGAGGAAAGCCGGGAATACGCGCTCCAGCTATTCTGCCGCGCTGCGGCCGCGCTGCTGAGACATCAGGGCTGTTTTTGCTGTATCTATGACGCTCCGGCCTTGCCGCAATTGTGCGCTGCCTTGAACGATGCGGGCCTTGGGCTGCGCCTCCTGCTGCCCGTCAGAACGCACAGGGCAAAACCCGCATTGCGGATTCTGGCTCTGGCCCGCAAGAATACCGCGCACGAAACCGTGATTCAAACGCCGCTGACGCTGCACACCGGGGCATCCACCAATGACAACTCAGGAACCAGCAAGGTCACAGGCGGCGGCAAACTTGGGCCTCGGTGGTCTACACAGGCGCTGCGCTTCTGCCCCTGGCTGGCCTGA